A window of the Candidatus Methylomirabilota bacterium genome harbors these coding sequences:
- a CDS encoding ABC transporter ATP-binding protein, which yields MRAAGGRSVADYHDEDVLGRAYDRRLVGRLWQFARGYRGALLASATLFPLAAVIDVAQPYLVKVAIDDHIVHGDWRGLSRVAALFLATLVAQYALRYAEGYLMAWTGQRVIHDLRDALFAHVQRLPASFFDKNPVGRLMTRILNDVEAIGELFASGVVAVAGDVLTLAAVVVVMLALDWRLALVTFAAVPVLCAVAAYFRTRARDAYREVRNRIARVNASLQENLIGMTVVQLFGREAAHAREFGRLNEDHRRAVFRRMRYDALLYAAVEVIGSVAIAGLIWWGGGQILAGALTFGVLVAFMEYTHRFFLPIRDVSGKYTVMQSAMVAAERIFGLLDTPAEILSPPRGYRPAGDAGGAPALEFRDVWFAYEGAGTATGSREAPVLRGVSFRVARGEQVAVVGATGAGKTTLARLLTRTYDVQRGAVLVDGVDVREWELAALRRHVGLVLQDVVVFTGTVAENVALGNPAVMRDRIEEAARRAHLDAFVRTLPAGYDEEIRERGANLSHGQRQLLAVARALVYNPSVLVLDEATSSVDPETERWLRDALDQLLSARTSVIIAHRFSTIQRADRILVLHRGRLGEDGPHDVLLRQGGLYAKLYELQFGREATAGARGR from the coding sequence ATGAGAGCCGCGGGCGGCCGATCCGTCGCCGACTATCACGACGAGGACGTCCTCGGCCGCGCGTACGATCGCCGGCTCGTCGGCCGGCTGTGGCAGTTCGCGCGGGGCTACCGGGGCGCCCTCCTGGCGTCGGCCACGCTCTTCCCGCTCGCCGCGGTGATCGACGTGGCCCAGCCGTATCTCGTGAAGGTGGCCATCGACGACCACATCGTCCATGGCGACTGGCGCGGCCTGTCGCGCGTCGCCGCGCTGTTCCTCGCCACTCTCGTCGCCCAGTACGCGCTGCGGTACGCGGAGGGCTACCTGATGGCCTGGACGGGGCAGCGCGTGATCCACGACCTCCGCGACGCGCTCTTCGCCCACGTGCAGCGGCTCCCGGCGTCCTTCTTCGACAAGAACCCCGTCGGGCGGCTCATGACGCGCATCCTGAACGACGTCGAGGCGATCGGCGAGCTGTTCGCCTCGGGGGTCGTCGCCGTCGCCGGCGACGTGCTCACGCTGGCGGCGGTCGTCGTCGTCATGCTCGCGCTCGACTGGCGGCTGGCCCTGGTGACCTTCGCCGCGGTGCCGGTCCTCTGCGCGGTGGCGGCGTACTTCCGGACGCGGGCCCGCGACGCCTACCGAGAGGTGCGGAACCGGATCGCCCGGGTCAACGCCTCTCTCCAGGAGAACCTGATCGGCATGACGGTGGTCCAGCTCTTCGGGCGCGAAGCCGCCCACGCCCGGGAGTTCGGCCGGCTGAACGAGGACCACCGCCGGGCCGTGTTCCGGCGTATGCGCTACGATGCGCTCCTCTACGCGGCCGTCGAGGTCATCGGGTCCGTCGCGATCGCCGGGCTCATCTGGTGGGGCGGGGGGCAGATCCTGGCCGGGGCCCTGACGTTCGGGGTCCTGGTCGCCTTCATGGAGTACACGCACCGCTTCTTCCTGCCGATCCGCGACGTCTCGGGGAAGTACACCGTCATGCAGTCGGCCATGGTGGCGGCCGAGCGCATCTTCGGCCTGCTCGACACTCCTGCCGAGATCCTGTCGCCGCCGCGCGGCTATCGTCCGGCGGGAGACGCCGGAGGCGCGCCGGCCCTCGAGTTCCGGGACGTCTGGTTCGCGTACGAGGGGGCCGGGACGGCGACCGGGTCGCGCGAGGCTCCGGTGCTGCGCGGCGTGTCGTTCCGCGTCGCCCGGGGCGAGCAGGTGGCGGTCGTGGGCGCCACCGGTGCCGGCAAGACGACGCTCGCGCGCCTGCTGACCCGCACCTACGACGTCCAGCGCGGCGCGGTGCTCGTGGACGGGGTCGACGTGCGCGAGTGGGAGCTTGCCGCCTTGCGCCGGCACGTGGGGCTGGTCCTGCAGGACGTGGTGGTGTTCACGGGGACCGTGGCCGAGAACGTCGCGCTCGGCAATCCGGCGGTGATGCGTGACCGGATCGAGGAGGCCGCGCGGCGCGCGCACCTGGACGCGTTCGTGCGGACACTGCCGGCTGGCTACGACGAGGAGATCCGGGAGCGCGGCGCCAATCTCTCCCACGGTCAGCGCCAGCTCCTGGCCGTCGCCCGGGCGCTGGTATATAATCCCTCCGTCCTCGTCCTGGACGAGGCGACCTCGAGCGTGGATCCCGAGACGGAGCGGTGGCTCCGCGATGCGCTGGACCAGCTCCTCTCGGCCCGGACCAGCGTGATCATCGCGCACCGGTTCTCCACCATTCAGCGAGCCGACCGTATCCTCGTGCTTCATCGGGGACGGCTCGGTGAGGACGGACCGCATGACGTGCTGCTGCGGCAGGGTGGGCTGTACGCCAAGCTCTACGAGCTTCAGTTCGGGCGCGAGGCGACGGCCGGGGCGCGGGGCCGGTAG
- a CDS encoding MGMT family protein yields MGRRPMGRGAGFDARVYALVRRIPRGRVVTYGQVAALVGAPRAARAVGGAMRRCPPGVPWHRVVNGCGSISRRPNASSMLSQRLLLAQEGVRFVQGRVELARYRWAGRGRGRGPRVDIDALPVS; encoded by the coding sequence GTGGGCCGGCGCCCGATGGGCCGCGGCGCGGGCTTCGACGCCCGGGTCTACGCGCTCGTGCGCCGGATTCCGCGGGGTCGCGTCGTGACCTACGGCCAGGTGGCCGCGCTGGTCGGCGCGCCGCGGGCGGCGCGGGCCGTCGGCGGCGCCATGCGACGCTGCCCGCCCGGGGTGCCGTGGCATCGGGTGGTGAACGGATGCGGGAGCATCAGCCGGCGGCCCAACGCCAGCAGCATGTTGAGCCAGCGCCTCCTGCTCGCCCAGGAGGGCGTGCGCTTCGTGCAGGGGCGCGTCGAGCTGGCCCGCTACCGCTGGGCCGGGCGGGGCCGAGGGCGCGGCCCGCGGGTCGACATCGACGCGCTCCCGGTCTCCTGA
- a CDS encoding YbaK/EbsC family protein — protein sequence MQPAAARVQDALRAFGLGGPVIELGASARTAAEAAAACGVSVAQIVKSLVFLAGGEPILVLTSGANQVDETRLHTLTGQPIRRADADVVRAATGFAIGGVPPVGHARTLRTVIDRDLLAHDELIAAAGTPNAVFRLTPDELCRVTGGVVEDVKRLRSDAGAGHRGGASPSCG from the coding sequence ATGCAGCCGGCCGCGGCGCGGGTGCAGGACGCGCTCAGGGCCTTCGGGCTCGGGGGGCCGGTGATCGAGCTCGGCGCGAGCGCCCGGACGGCGGCCGAAGCCGCCGCGGCGTGCGGGGTCTCGGTGGCCCAGATCGTGAAATCGCTCGTCTTCCTGGCGGGCGGCGAGCCGATTCTCGTGCTGACGTCGGGGGCGAACCAGGTGGACGAGACGCGTCTTCACACCCTGACCGGCCAGCCCATCCGCCGGGCGGATGCCGACGTGGTGCGGGCGGCCACGGGGTTCGCGATCGGCGGGGTCCCGCCGGTCGGCCACGCCCGTACCCTGCGGACGGTGATCGACCGCGATCTCCTCGCCCACGACGAGCTGATCGCGGCCGCGGGGACCCCCAACGCCGTCTTCCGGCTGACCCCCGACGAGCTGTGCCGGGTGACCGGCGGCGTGGTCGAAGACGTCAAGCGCCTCCGGAGCGACGCCGGGGCCGGCCACCGGGGAGGGGCGTCGCCGTCATGCGGGTGA